The DNA region taaatacctGTAGGGCAAAACGCCATCCGGAAAATATCCATGACTTTCTATTACATGTCGAGGCTAAATACAGAATTAAACGTCCAAGTTAAAGTATAGTATCTTTTTTTCAAAACGTTTGAGCAGCAATCTTTTAAACTTGTCACCGTTAAACAATTATCATGGGGCTGCAGTTATACATTATGTCAAGGGTTAAAACAATCTAATCAAATAGAATAAAAAGCTTGGTTTTATAACAGCAACAATTTCTTTTAGTCTGCCAAGTCACTGATGCTCAAGGAACCTCAAATGTTCCAGGATTTCTGCGAAATCTCATTGGTGTCTATAAAGATATCTTTTCACCTATCCTGCCATTTGAAATCATGACAGAGGTTTGTGTTCTCCTTGATCCTCCACAACCACGTGCTAATGACTGGCGTAGTGTAGCATGTAAGGTTGGCTATGATCATTATATCAACTACTTGATGGTCATGATGAAAAGTCCGACTATGGCTGTAATGCATGGATGTTATGAGAAAGGTTGGTCATTGGAAGACTTCGAAAAGTGTATGATTGACATACAACGTCATGATGTTGCAAGTTTGATCAATAAATATCTTTCTACTAAAGAGGAATGAACATGCATAACAAACCAGAATGCTCTTTGTCGATATGATTTTTCAgactaattttatattttagaaCAATTACAGTATTGGTAAGAAGTCAGAGTTTATGTCATAAAGTGAAAATACATAATGACATGAAGAAGATATTAATAagataactaaaaataataacaaatagcAACAACCTAAACACATGTTATCATTAGCATGATCATGtgatatattttcattaaatttgtttagACTTTTGGGGCCCACATGAAAATGAGGAACCagttttttttcataattgtttttattatctacactatGTGGTTAGCTGTGTTGGTTTAgtttaaaatgatattataattatgtcattttcatatttgtatttgaaAACTGAAATTGAAATTGGTATAAACAAGTAACAGTAATTACTTTATCGGTGTTTCGACATTATTTTATATGTGACATAAcataaccatttattatgttgaGGTTTTAGTGTTTTGTAACAAATAGGCATTTATTCCATGACATACTGTACGTACTGTTTAATTGTTTTGGACTTTTAAATTAATTGCACTTTTCTCCTAAACTTCACATATGGTTTTTTGTACCTCAGAAATTATTTTTCTGTGTATATTGTGTAGCAAGATGCAAGagaatttacatattattttatcGTATTTCTAGTACTAATCAAAAGTTTAATTAAATAgtatagtagtataataatcAATGTATCCTCAAAACTCTTTACAAagtgtatttatttacatttgaaCAATGCATATTATAGTATTTCTTCATCTGCAATGATGCCACATATTTggtgggtttttttttatgaatgtttgTAGTTAAGTTGCACAACATTTTAGTCTTTCATTTACGTATTTATCGTTTTTAAAAAATCCATTAATGTATGATATAATTGGTAGAAAAATATTACCCATGAAACTGATGTCATTTTGTTGTAGAGAGTCTGACGGATTCGAGTCTGACCTGCTTCCCGTTTTAAGATATTAATGACACCAACATCCAGAAGTTAACAAGTTTCCTTTAATTTCTTGATATTAACCATTTATCATCAATTATTAACATAACATTAACATATGTTTTCTACTAATCCAGTATGTCTAATGTCCAGTAAGTATTCATTCAATAGGCATTCACCATTTTTTAAGTTGGATCCTTTTTTTCtcttaattttttataatattctatataggcctaacagttttattttttattataacataaatgtttaatatatcCTTTATGTTATGCTTGAATTCAGTTTACAAAGTACTATCCAAGGGTGTAGGCTAATGAGATAGGGGcactagtttaaaaaaagattgaatAATATATGAGGGGGtatctgaaaataatatatgtattggTCACAAAGAATATAAGATAATAAATAGAATTGAAGAAGTAGTACCTGATTGAAACttgtaataaacaaataattaaagttattgtttgttttttttattatttgttgtcGTATCTACCTCGTCCCTATTATCACACTATGTTCTCATACCGACAAGGAACCCTTATTAATAAGTCGTCAGTAAAATTGTGTAGGtctagttttgttattttattgacATGATTTTAAAAAGTCTTTAATTTTTCACTTTTTGTAAAGTGGATTGCCTGATAACAAATCTGATAAAACACAATGACACAAGAGtctttttgaaaaataaatatttgagtGTATGGCGTGGGCAGATACTAAAAAACATTCATATTCAATGATAAAAGGAATAAGAAAATTGCTTTTACAGGGAACTATCACTTGAATATAATGGGTTTCACGGTCTGTAGCTAACGCAGTATACGCccatttgttttattatcaaacatcTATTgacaatttcttgttaaaaatgtgtaaatctCCTTGTAATAGTCTATAATTATACTAATTCATCGATCTAAGCTCCTAAAAGCACCCCTGTTGGCATACCATACCGGTACTGAAATGTATAAATGGACTCATTCATATTGatgaataataaacattttcctaaaatataagtttgaaaaaagagattcgtgattttaatatttaataaagtcATTAATATAAAACCCCTATGCATGGACTGTACCATTTTTCGGAACATAGTTTTATAACATACTCTACCAAGTTTAACCTATAAATggaacccatatggatttgccaaGGGTAACTTCTGAATTCTCTATGAGCTGTACATTCCGTTTATTGGAGATACATGGATACCTGATTGAAATTGCTCAAATATTTCTGAaagacattgtactgtatagtaatagtattattccCCTTCCACACCTCTTTGAATTAAATCCGCCCTGATAGGCTCTTATGTACAGGATTTCAAAGCAATAATCACACTTATATTtttcaaacagtataatctattatattgaataaaaatatctattataaacaatttgccgTTCGTATGCCATGTCgttatttagatgagaaaaacaggtcaaaggttaaaattacagaaaaataggtgtttcagtcactttttgaaaacaatgttgcattatggcaagtataaacatatatattgtgaacaatttgacaccaaaattggctccttacgacaaatatttattaatttatgtttttataaccttattcaattatgtcaaaggttaataaccacacttccggtcattttcaagcaatatcatctgttacactgaatataaatgtatatcttgggaacaatttgctcctatttttaattctctccGAC from Antedon mediterranea chromosome 2, ecAntMedi1.1, whole genome shotgun sequence includes:
- the LOC140040859 gene encoding uncharacterized protein — protein: MKHVAFNLCVLSTDRLEKVLLHKLDDCLKSTGCRHHDRMDNSKIRRLFGEEISVCQVTDAQGTSNVPGFLRNLIGVYKDIFSPILPFEIMTEVCVLLDPPQPRANDWRSVACKVGYDHYINYLMVMMKSPTMAVMHGCYEKGWSLEDFEKCMIDIQRHDVASLINKYLSTKEE